In the genome of Hymenobacter cellulosivorans, one region contains:
- a CDS encoding DUF6970 domain-containing protein, whose protein sequence is MAVTTPTDPPVTGSVNGNDTPNPTSANTTDLRASATAAFDTTARPKWLADRIQYHLAEPKQNPAVQITRYNYKGKVVYYETMGCCDQFSNLYDQRGKMLCHPDGGLTGRGDGQCADFDKNKTSEALVWRDPR, encoded by the coding sequence GTGGCCGTCACTACCCCCACGGATCCGCCCGTGACGGGCAGCGTCAATGGCAACGATACGCCCAACCCAACCAGCGCCAACACCACCGACCTGCGGGCCTCGGCCACGGCAGCCTTCGATACCACGGCCCGGCCCAAATGGCTGGCCGACCGAATCCAGTACCACCTGGCGGAGCCCAAGCAAAACCCGGCCGTCCAGATTACGCGCTATAACTACAAGGGCAAGGTGGTGTACTACGAAACCATGGGCTGCTGCGACCAGTTTTCCAACCTCTACGACCAGAGGGGTAAGATGCTCTGCCATCCGGACGGCGGCCTGACCGGGCGCGGTGATGGTCAGTGCGCCGACTTTGACAAAAACAAAACCAGTGAAGCGCTGGTTTGGCGAGACCCCCGCTAA
- a CDS encoding porin family protein — protein sequence MNSKSLFGRLAVAALLLSSSFSVAQAQVRRSTYSTAPARPVYSAPVRTTPTTPGVKFGLRAGVNVSDWSGDAVQSVMDLAGYTNGAVTKEMKPGFHAGLYATIPLGAGFAIEPGVSYSEKGAKLVGTLPWEQFDFLNARVTATSRMSYIDVPVLFKGYLTPGFYLFAGPQASFLVSNKVRVQAGALGFNAFSTDFDVKDQFRSVDFGVVGGLGYQFDNGLGLSAGYDFGLSSLDKNNNFDAQNRVIKASVNYSF from the coding sequence ATGAACTCCAAAAGCCTTTTCGGGCGCTTGGCTGTAGCCGCGCTGTTGCTTTCCTCGTCGTTTTCCGTTGCTCAGGCCCAGGTGCGCCGCTCCACTTATTCCACGGCTCCAGCCCGGCCAGTATACTCGGCCCCGGTGCGTACGACTCCTACTACGCCTGGCGTAAAATTTGGCCTGCGGGCCGGCGTCAACGTGTCGGACTGGTCCGGTGATGCCGTGCAAAGCGTTATGGACCTGGCCGGCTATACCAACGGTGCCGTGACCAAAGAAATGAAGCCTGGCTTCCACGCTGGCCTGTACGCTACCATTCCGCTTGGTGCCGGCTTTGCCATAGAGCCTGGCGTTTCGTACTCCGAGAAAGGTGCCAAGCTGGTCGGTACCCTGCCCTGGGAGCAGTTCGACTTCCTCAATGCCCGCGTGACGGCCACTTCGCGCATGTCCTATATTGATGTGCCCGTGCTGTTCAAAGGCTACCTGACGCCGGGCTTCTATTTGTTTGCCGGTCCGCAGGCCTCGTTCCTGGTTAGTAATAAAGTACGGGTGCAGGCCGGTGCCCTGGGCTTCAACGCCTTCTCCACCGACTTCGACGTGAAAGACCAGTTCCGCTCCGTCGACTTCGGCGTGGTAGGCGGCCTGGGTTACCAGTTCGACAACGGTCTGGGCCTCAGTGCCGGCTACGACTTCGGCCTCTCGTCCCTGGACAAGAACAACAACTTCGATGCCCAGAACCGGGTGATTAAAGCCTCGGTGAACTACTCGTTCTAA
- a CDS encoding diacylglycerol kinase family protein, with amino-acid sequence MAEPQPKDSLLRRRIASFGHAFRGVASALRSEVHLRFHALATVVAVGFGFYFDISGLEWALVALAVGTVWAAELMNTAIEAVVDLVSPEYHPLAGKAKDVAAGAVLITAVAALVVGLLVFGPGYGH; translated from the coding sequence GTGGCTGAGCCTCAGCCGAAAGACAGCCTACTGCGGCGGCGCATTGCCAGCTTTGGCCACGCCTTTCGGGGCGTGGCCTCGGCGTTGCGCTCGGAAGTACACCTGCGCTTTCACGCCCTGGCTACAGTCGTCGCCGTTGGCTTCGGGTTTTACTTCGACATCTCCGGACTGGAGTGGGCCTTGGTGGCCCTGGCCGTGGGCACGGTGTGGGCCGCCGAGCTGATGAATACCGCCATAGAGGCTGTCGTCGACCTGGTGTCGCCGGAGTATCACCCGCTGGCGGGCAAGGCCAAGGATGTAGCGGCCGGCGCAGTGCTGATAACCGCCGTTGCGGCGCTGGTAGTAGGCCTACTCGTATTCGGCCCCGGGTATGGGCATTGA
- a CDS encoding DUF4382 domain-containing protein — MKSSLLFSGLLAAGTLLTGCEDALQDVAAPTQTAAQDAKKQPTATYQAIYIDLQRVEVSQDADENTSSWFTLQDVGSGVRNLLNAGTKTSPLFVTSGFQVGTVKQLRLVLGTNNTIRFSDGRVVSLETPSGQNSGLKVKVNAPVLKGGQYSVMVSIDPNWQVVSRGNGTYGLKPVLDGSIVQNWGGNTEARASLVVTAQDKAK, encoded by the coding sequence ATGAAATCCTCCCTACTCTTCTCCGGGCTACTTGCGGCCGGAACTCTGCTTACGGGCTGCGAAGATGCCCTTCAGGATGTAGCCGCGCCGACTCAAACGGCTGCCCAGGACGCCAAAAAACAGCCCACGGCAACGTACCAGGCCATCTACATCGACCTGCAGCGGGTGGAAGTAAGCCAGGATGCGGACGAGAACACCAGCAGCTGGTTTACGCTGCAGGATGTTGGTTCGGGGGTACGCAACCTGCTCAATGCCGGCACCAAGACTTCCCCGCTGTTTGTGACGTCGGGCTTCCAAGTGGGCACGGTAAAGCAGCTCCGCCTGGTACTAGGCACCAACAACACGATCCGCTTCAGCGACGGCCGGGTAGTGAGCCTGGAAACGCCTAGTGGTCAGAACTCGGGCTTGAAAGTAAAAGTAAACGCCCCCGTACTCAAGGGTGGCCAATACTCGGTAATGGTTTCCATTGACCCCAACTGGCAAGTAGTATCCCGCGGCAATGGTACGTATGGCCTGAAGCCGGTGCTGGATGGCAGCATTGTCCAGAACTGGGGTGGCAACACGGAGGCCCGCGCCAGCCTGGTGGTTACGGCCCAGGATAAAGCCAAATAA
- a CDS encoding RNA polymerase sigma factor, with amino-acid sequence MACSVSVMSRAGPNNGPDAVSWPLLAVLAPPAAMFFKRRPKSPTELSDEELLTRYRLEGAVADLGVLYERHMPLVFAVCRKYLRPDEDAQDAVMQLFEKLIDTLRRHEVGNFPAWLQTTARNHCLMILRARQRAGPDGALVLHFPDAADMESAGVLHQTGDATDEQVLTEARLQALEHALADLPAGQRRCLELFYLEKKCYRDIADLTGFDLGLVKSHLQNGKRNLKRYLDSAPNAAR; translated from the coding sequence GTGGCTTGCTCAGTTTCGGTGATGAGCCGCGCCGGACCCAACAACGGCCCCGATGCCGTATCTTGGCCCCTGCTGGCCGTATTGGCCCCGCCCGCCGCTATGTTTTTCAAACGCCGCCCTAAGTCGCCCACTGAGCTCTCCGATGAGGAGCTGCTCACGCGCTACCGCCTTGAGGGGGCCGTGGCCGACCTGGGCGTGCTCTACGAGCGGCACATGCCCCTGGTCTTTGCCGTGTGCCGCAAGTACCTGCGCCCCGACGAAGATGCCCAGGATGCGGTGATGCAGCTCTTCGAAAAGCTCATTGATACGCTGCGCCGCCACGAGGTCGGCAACTTTCCGGCCTGGCTCCAAACCACGGCCCGCAACCACTGCCTGATGATACTCAGGGCCCGGCAGCGGGCCGGCCCCGACGGGGCGCTGGTGCTGCACTTTCCCGATGCCGCCGATATGGAATCGGCGGGCGTACTGCATCAGACAGGTGATGCTACTGATGAACAAGTTCTTACCGAAGCCCGCCTCCAGGCCCTGGAGCACGCCCTGGCCGATTTACCTGCGGGCCAGCGCCGTTGTCTGGAGCTGTTTTACCTCGAAAAAAAGTGTTACCGCGACATTGCCGACCTCACCGGTTTTGACCTGGGCCTGGTGAAAAGTCACCTGCAAAACGGCAAGCGCAACCTCAAACGTTACCTCGACTCAGCTCCCAATGCGGCCCGCTAA
- a CDS encoding DinB family protein has product MINTNEKLGAYNVWANETLLRHLDGLVAAGQEIPAVCLRLFSHVLNAQAIWIARLSGTKSPVKVWQEHDLTGLHQLHAQTSRHLHELIRTADEAELSRLISYTNSVGDSYTSQVSDIFTHVPVHANYHRAQVATRLRENGLEPINTDFITYCRELSATGQEQVSL; this is encoded by the coding sequence ATGATCAACACCAACGAAAAGCTGGGGGCCTACAACGTGTGGGCTAACGAAACCCTGCTGCGCCACCTCGACGGATTAGTAGCCGCGGGCCAGGAAATTCCGGCGGTTTGCCTCCGCCTGTTCAGCCACGTGCTCAACGCCCAAGCCATCTGGATTGCCCGCCTTTCGGGTACCAAAAGCCCGGTAAAAGTGTGGCAGGAACATGATCTGACCGGTTTGCACCAACTGCATGCCCAAACCTCCCGGCACCTGCATGAGCTCATCCGTACGGCCGACGAAGCGGAGCTGAGCCGCCTGATTTCGTATACCAACTCCGTGGGCGACTCTTACACCAGCCAGGTGTCGGACATCTTTACCCACGTGCCGGTGCACGCCAACTACCACCGGGCCCAGGTGGCTACGCGGCTGCGCGAGAATGGCCTGGAACCCATCAACACCGACTTTATTACCTACTGCCGGGAGCTCTCGGCCACGGGGCAGGAGCAGGTAAGCCTGTAA
- a CDS encoding GNAT family N-acetyltransferase has protein sequence MDCSRCITLENARVRLRPLETSDFEDLKAVIFDDEIWRFTTTPNPGDAVGLAAYLTQALQDRENHRRYPFAIIDRQTGRVVGSTSYGSFALPERRLEIGWTWIGRDYQRTGLNRAAKHLLLKYAFGELGCERVELKTDARNWKSREAMRRMGATEEGILRSHMFTQGGQRRDSVYFSILKPEWDQLRLTVFREFDARG, from the coding sequence ATGGACTGTTCCCGCTGCATCACGCTCGAAAACGCCCGCGTCCGGCTGCGGCCGTTGGAAACGTCGGACTTTGAAGACCTGAAGGCCGTCATCTTCGACGACGAAATCTGGCGTTTTACTACTACTCCCAACCCCGGCGACGCCGTGGGCCTAGCCGCTTACCTAACCCAGGCCCTACAGGACCGCGAAAACCACCGCCGCTACCCTTTCGCCATTATCGACCGGCAGACCGGGCGGGTGGTGGGCAGCACCAGCTACGGTAGCTTCGCTTTGCCCGAGAGGCGCCTGGAAATCGGCTGGACGTGGATAGGGCGGGACTACCAGCGCACTGGCCTCAACCGGGCTGCCAAGCACCTGCTGCTTAAGTACGCATTCGGAGAACTGGGCTGTGAGCGGGTAGAGCTTAAAACCGACGCCCGCAACTGGAAATCCAGGGAGGCCATGCGCCGCATGGGCGCTACCGAGGAAGGCATCTTGCGCAGCCACATGTTTACCCAGGGCGGGCAGCGCCGCGACTCGGTGTACTTCAGCATTCTGAAGCCTGAGTGGGACCAGCTGCGGCTCACCGTCTTCCGCGAATTCGACGCCCGTGGCTGA
- a CDS encoding energy transducer TonB translates to MRPANQPPVPPSSPAPDAAGHLPLPLLRQYVAGALPAAEQYRVEAHTLDCSRCAELLEGLELTNPATTDQALHELRQRLHQRVAREHAPHAGIRAWQAMAAALLLLLVSTALWWGLRRPVASVSESRPIAVQAPAPVSESAPVPAAPEAASASAEVAAVTEPVPDAARSTAAPATGSVARRAAPVARRGRRPVVAAAPLPPPAAADATADQVMAGSVAMQAPVVAAPTQAEPAEMKAAQSRVMMAQKVEVADTAVTQPAAAKAPVAAPEESAKRKAALPPVPVISPQPVGGYTKLREYLRREAMFVPDPPAPQLSGSVRVRFTVKADGTLDNFKVLRGLRRDYDQEAIRILCEGPTWQPGAANGRRADQVVDISVTF, encoded by the coding sequence ATGCGGCCCGCTAATCAGCCTCCTGTTCCACCCTCGTCCCCGGCCCCCGATGCGGCCGGGCACCTGCCGCTGCCCCTGCTGCGGCAGTACGTGGCCGGAGCTTTGCCTGCCGCTGAGCAGTACCGCGTGGAGGCCCATACCCTGGACTGCAGCCGCTGCGCCGAGCTTCTGGAAGGCCTGGAGCTAACCAACCCCGCCACCACCGACCAGGCCCTGCACGAGCTCCGGCAGCGTCTGCACCAGCGTGTGGCCCGGGAGCATGCCCCGCACGCCGGCATTCGGGCCTGGCAAGCAATGGCCGCCGCCCTGCTTTTGCTGCTGGTGAGCACTGCCCTGTGGTGGGGGCTGCGCCGCCCTGTGGCTTCGGTATCCGAGTCGCGGCCCATAGCAGTCCAGGCGCCCGCGCCGGTGTCGGAATCCGCTCCGGTCCCAGCTGCTCCCGAGGCTGCCTCGGCTTCAGCCGAAGTAGCGGCCGTGACGGAGCCGGTGCCCGATGCCGCCCGTTCGACTGCTGCCCCGGCCACCGGTTCGGTTGCCCGGCGTGCGGCTCCCGTGGCCCGGCGTGGTCGGCGGCCGGTGGTAGCTGCCGCGCCCTTGCCCCCGCCCGCGGCGGCTGATGCTACTGCTGATCAGGTCATGGCGGGCTCCGTGGCTATGCAGGCGCCGGTGGTAGCAGCCCCTACGCAGGCTGAACCCGCGGAAATGAAGGCCGCCCAGAGCCGGGTAATGATGGCACAGAAAGTAGAAGTGGCTGACACAGCAGTTACTCAGCCGGCCGCAGCTAAGGCCCCGGTGGCCGCGCCTGAGGAAAGTGCCAAGCGCAAAGCTGCTCTGCCACCCGTGCCGGTTATCAGTCCGCAGCCGGTGGGAGGCTATACCAAGCTGCGCGAGTATCTGCGGCGCGAGGCCATGTTTGTGCCCGACCCGCCCGCCCCGCAGCTCTCGGGCAGCGTACGGGTACGCTTCACGGTGAAGGCTGACGGCACGCTCGACAACTTCAAGGTGCTACGGGGCCTGCGCCGCGACTACGACCAGGAGGCCATCCGCATCCTCTGCGAAGGTCCCACCTGGCAGCCCGGTGCTGCCAACGGCCGCCGCGCCGACCAGGTCGTGGACATCAGCGTGACCTTTTAA
- a CDS encoding DUF4382 domain-containing protein, with the protein MKFQPLLSMAVLASLAFTGCSKDQDAQNQAKLEVRLTDAPGDFNRVNLDVQQIEVHLKDEADPSGWEKLAFTPQAINILDYVNGRSALLISTDFAPGDLKEIRLILGPNNTVTNREGETYTLKTPSGQTSGVKLRLDKVTLRPSETYQLLLDFDVAKSIVERGNWKPGNDKKERYLLKPVVRLVAQEIAGGIYGQVTPAAALPQVLAIRSSLTPADTFSTYADATGAYRLQSLPSGTYRLEYFPTTTAPANQPAYRPATRTGIVVVNNQQTNVPTVSLTN; encoded by the coding sequence ATGAAGTTTCAACCGCTTCTCTCAATGGCCGTGTTAGCCAGCTTGGCTTTCACCGGCTGCTCTAAAGACCAGGATGCCCAAAATCAGGCTAAGCTGGAAGTGCGCCTGACCGATGCGCCCGGCGACTTCAACCGGGTCAATCTGGATGTGCAGCAGATTGAAGTGCATTTGAAAGACGAAGCCGACCCCAGCGGCTGGGAGAAGCTGGCTTTTACGCCCCAGGCCATCAATATCCTCGACTACGTCAACGGCCGCTCGGCCCTACTGATCAGCACCGACTTTGCCCCCGGCGACCTGAAGGAAATCCGCCTGATTCTGGGTCCGAACAACACGGTGACGAACCGCGAAGGGGAGACGTATACCCTCAAAACGCCCAGCGGCCAGACTTCTGGGGTCAAGCTCCGGCTCGATAAGGTGACGCTCCGGCCCAGTGAAACCTATCAGCTACTACTCGACTTCGACGTGGCTAAATCCATTGTGGAGCGCGGCAACTGGAAGCCCGGCAACGACAAGAAGGAACGCTATCTGCTCAAGCCTGTGGTACGCCTGGTAGCCCAGGAAATTGCCGGCGGAATTTATGGGCAGGTGACGCCCGCCGCCGCTCTGCCCCAGGTGCTGGCCATTCGCTCCTCGCTCACGCCCGCCGATACGTTCAGCACCTACGCCGACGCTACCGGCGCCTACCGCCTGCAGAGCCTACCTTCGGGCACGTACCGCCTGGAGTATTTTCCCACCACTACGGCTCCCGCCAATCAGCCTGCTTACCGCCCAGCTACCCGCACCGGCATTGTAGTAGTCAACAATCAGCAGACCAACGTGCCCACGGTGAGCCTGACGAATTAG
- a CDS encoding thioredoxin family protein → MATPVLTPERLAASYSYTTYRQLIDELQAEGKTTGPQQSELLTNYTRLNVQRMGRIDKTIQLLPELRAAVAALSRRYVWLVITEGWCGDAAQIVPALEAVAQASGGNISTHYLLRDENLDLMDQYLTNGGRSIPKLVVLDADTLTEVANWGPRPEAAQHMFLDLKSQNLPFEEFSTQLHAWYAKDKTQSTQRELLALVQQLA, encoded by the coding sequence ATGGCAACTCCCGTCCTGACTCCTGAGCGCCTGGCCGCCAGTTATTCCTACACTACTTACCGCCAGCTGATTGACGAGTTGCAGGCCGAAGGCAAAACGACCGGTCCGCAGCAATCCGAGCTGCTGACCAACTACACCCGGCTGAACGTGCAGCGCATGGGCCGCATCGACAAAACTATCCAGCTGCTGCCCGAGCTACGGGCAGCCGTGGCAGCCCTGTCCCGGCGCTACGTCTGGTTGGTTATCACCGAAGGCTGGTGCGGCGACGCAGCCCAGATTGTGCCTGCCCTGGAAGCTGTGGCGCAGGCGTCGGGCGGCAATATCAGCACCCATTACCTGCTGCGTGACGAAAACCTTGACCTAATGGACCAGTACCTCACCAACGGGGGCCGCTCTATTCCCAAGCTCGTGGTTCTCGATGCCGACACGCTAACGGAAGTGGCCAACTGGGGGCCCCGTCCGGAAGCCGCTCAACACATGTTTCTGGATCTGAAAAGTCAAAACCTGCCTTTCGAGGAGTTCAGTACCCAGCTTCACGCCTGGTACGCCAAAGACAAAACCCAGAGCACCCAGCGTGAGCTACTTGCCTTAGTGCAGCAGCTCGCCTAA
- a CDS encoding LVIVD repeat-containing protein, with protein MRKFLLLGCWLLALTGAAQSRPEKKVAALALRGALPTRIDPRNMAVQGTTVYAVDWEKTLHLLDIAVPDKPRFLSRATTMGYASRVVATATTALVITSEPNAVEVFDVRNRTAPQRLGSFPTPAEAIDVQLAGTTAYVTLRDDSVVQVVDLRNSAAPREITRLRTAGNPQHLALGRTTLAVTCQNSDVLQLYDITEPTRPRLRGSISTGQYPADVVVRGSVAAVTFERDNVLQLFDIQNPAVPRLLSSTDIPWSVRGLSMSDSLAYAWYNDEVRAFDVRDPRQPRALGFRAMPSLKAMTSHKSHVFTMSAELEKGTLQVWAPSAQPGPEWEAAPAPPPVPAEQQSGIRTSAGATSVAVQGAVAYVTNSSNRLQLFNVQDPRAPALLGSVATGEGTSMVTVAGTIAYVANYNGSSLELFDVKDPTHPVRSGQIATESKPACVAVQAGRAYTVSSAYAQLQIFDVGQPAKPRLLGSVPTDASPAGVAVEGSYAYVVNADAQTLQVFDVTNPAKAQLVSSLPTGRMPLRVEVAAGRAYVSCAGSNVVQIIDVQKPAAPRVLGQAVTEDSPGMLAVQGNSLYVANIREGTVQVFDVRNPAAPRLLTSFPTGPAPMGLAVSGGMTYVTSEERSVLLLLTLPAAPVR; from the coding sequence ATGCGTAAATTTCTCCTGCTGGGCTGCTGGCTGCTGGCACTCACGGGGGCTGCCCAGTCACGCCCCGAAAAGAAGGTAGCCGCACTAGCATTACGCGGGGCGCTGCCTACCAGGATTGATCCGCGGAATATGGCCGTCCAAGGCACCACGGTCTATGCCGTCGACTGGGAGAAAACCTTGCACCTGCTGGACATTGCTGTCCCCGATAAGCCCCGCTTCCTGAGTCGGGCTACTACCATGGGCTACGCCAGCCGCGTAGTGGCCACGGCTACTACTGCCCTGGTTATTACCAGTGAGCCTAACGCGGTGGAAGTATTTGATGTGCGCAACCGCACGGCTCCGCAGCGCTTGGGCAGCTTTCCAACACCGGCGGAAGCCATAGACGTGCAGCTGGCGGGTACCACAGCGTACGTGACCTTACGAGACGACTCCGTAGTGCAGGTAGTAGACCTGCGCAATTCGGCGGCTCCGCGGGAAATAACGCGTCTACGAACAGCCGGGAATCCGCAGCATCTGGCCCTGGGACGTACTACGCTGGCCGTTACTTGCCAAAATTCCGATGTACTCCAACTCTATGATATTACGGAGCCCACCCGGCCTCGGCTGCGGGGTAGCATCTCCACCGGGCAGTATCCGGCCGACGTGGTAGTCCGGGGCTCGGTGGCTGCCGTTACGTTCGAACGGGATAATGTACTGCAACTGTTTGATATTCAAAACCCGGCGGTGCCCCGGCTACTGAGCAGTACTGACATTCCCTGGTCGGTACGGGGGCTGAGCATGAGTGACAGCCTGGCGTATGCGTGGTACAATGATGAGGTACGGGCCTTCGACGTGCGGGACCCGCGGCAGCCCCGGGCTCTGGGCTTTCGGGCCATGCCCTCCCTCAAGGCAATGACGAGCCACAAGAGCCACGTGTTTACTATGTCGGCCGAGCTGGAAAAAGGCACGTTGCAGGTTTGGGCACCCAGCGCCCAGCCCGGGCCCGAATGGGAAGCCGCTCCTGCGCCGCCACCGGTACCCGCTGAGCAACAGAGTGGTATCCGAACCAGTGCTGGGGCTACTAGTGTGGCGGTGCAGGGCGCTGTAGCCTACGTAACCAACAGCAGCAACCGGCTCCAGCTCTTTAACGTGCAGGACCCCAGGGCGCCGGCTCTGCTTGGTTCGGTAGCCACCGGCGAGGGAACCAGTATGGTAACGGTAGCAGGTACCATAGCCTACGTAGCCAACTATAATGGCAGCTCCCTGGAGCTTTTCGATGTGAAAGATCCGACCCATCCGGTGCGGAGCGGCCAGATTGCCACGGAGTCTAAGCCAGCCTGCGTTGCCGTACAGGCTGGTCGGGCATACACGGTGAGTAGTGCGTATGCGCAGCTGCAGATATTCGATGTGGGCCAGCCAGCCAAGCCCCGCCTACTGGGAAGCGTCCCAACCGATGCCTCGCCTGCGGGAGTAGCCGTGGAAGGCAGTTACGCCTACGTAGTCAACGCTGACGCCCAAACCCTGCAGGTATTTGACGTAACTAACCCGGCCAAGGCGCAGCTGGTCAGCAGCCTGCCCACGGGCCGAATGCCGCTCAGGGTGGAAGTAGCCGCCGGCCGGGCTTACGTCAGCTGTGCGGGAAGCAACGTGGTGCAGATCATTGATGTCCAGAAGCCCGCGGCCCCGCGCGTGTTGGGCCAGGCTGTCACCGAGGATTCACCGGGTATGCTCGCCGTGCAAGGCAATAGTCTATACGTTGCTAATATCCGGGAGGGAACCGTGCAGGTCTTCGACGTGCGCAATCCGGCTGCTCCACGCCTACTGACTTCCTTCCCGACGGGACCTGCGCCCATGGGGCTGGCTGTAAGCGGAGGAATGACCTACGTGACTAGTGAAGAGCGCAGCGTTTTGCTGTTGCTGACCCTGCCCGCCGCTCCGGTCCGTTAG
- a CDS encoding dodecin family protein — protein sequence MSTIKKVIEVLASSEKSFEDALQRALTEASTTVNGIKSIYIKDQSCRVRDNKIVEYRITAKISFEVMHKWDPSAQHQPAAAIDTPIPAGDGSPDYSQVQVKTQPDLPRDVEPGGSATAPESGGGYSN from the coding sequence ATGAGCACAATCAAGAAAGTAATTGAGGTCCTGGCCTCTTCCGAGAAGAGCTTCGAAGACGCCCTGCAACGCGCTCTGACCGAAGCCAGCACTACTGTGAACGGCATCAAGTCTATCTATATCAAGGACCAGAGCTGCCGCGTGCGCGACAACAAGATTGTGGAGTACCGCATCACGGCCAAGATCAGCTTCGAGGTAATGCACAAGTGGGACCCCAGTGCCCAGCACCAGCCCGCCGCAGCCATCGACACGCCTATTCCTGCCGGCGACGGCAGCCCCGACTACAGCCAGGTGCAGGTGAAAACCCAGCCCGACCTGCCCCGCGACGTTGAGCCCGGCGGTAGCGCTACTGCCCCCGAGAGTGGCGGTGGTTACAGCAACTAA
- the fumC gene encoding class II fumarate hydratase, whose product MQFRTEKDTMGTVQVPADAYWGAQTQRSIENFQIAQDINRMPKEIIRAFAILKKAAALTNRDAGVLPAEKAELIGKVCDEILAGELADAFPLVVWQTGSGTQSNMNMNEVIAYRGHVLQGGSLADEKKVLAPNDDVNKSQSSNDTFPTAMHIAAYQTLVEVTIPGITKLRDTLKRKSEEFMHIVKIGRTHLMDATPLTVGQEFSGYASQLDHGLRAINNTLAHLSELALGGTAVGTGINTPPGYSEAVAKHIADLTGLPFITAENKFEALAAHDAIVEAHGALKTVAASLMKIANDIRLLASGPRAGIGELFIPDNEPGSSIMPGKVNPTQSEAMTMVAAQVMGNDVAINIGGMNGHFELNVFKPVMIYNFLHSARLIGDVCVSFNDRCAEGIRPLEENIKKHVDSSLMLVTALNPHIGYYKAAEIAQTAHKNGSTLKETALQLGYLTEEQFNEWLKPEDMVGEIKK is encoded by the coding sequence ATGCAATTCCGCACCGAGAAAGACACCATGGGCACCGTGCAGGTGCCGGCCGACGCCTACTGGGGCGCCCAGACCCAACGCTCTATCGAGAACTTCCAGATTGCGCAGGATATCAACCGCATGCCCAAGGAAATCATCCGGGCGTTTGCTATTCTGAAGAAGGCTGCGGCCCTCACCAACCGCGACGCCGGCGTGTTGCCCGCTGAAAAAGCGGAGCTGATTGGGAAAGTGTGTGACGAAATCCTGGCTGGCGAGCTGGCCGATGCCTTCCCGCTGGTGGTATGGCAAACCGGCTCGGGCACCCAGTCCAACATGAACATGAACGAGGTTATTGCCTACCGCGGCCACGTGCTGCAGGGCGGCAGCCTCGCCGACGAAAAGAAGGTGCTGGCCCCGAATGACGACGTGAACAAGTCGCAGTCGAGCAACGACACCTTCCCCACGGCCATGCACATTGCCGCCTACCAGACCCTGGTGGAGGTAACGATTCCGGGCATCACCAAGCTGCGCGACACGCTCAAGCGCAAGAGCGAGGAGTTCATGCACATCGTCAAGATTGGCCGGACTCACCTCATGGACGCTACCCCGCTGACCGTAGGCCAGGAGTTTTCGGGCTATGCTTCCCAGCTCGACCATGGTCTGCGTGCTATCAACAACACCCTGGCTCACCTCTCGGAACTGGCTTTGGGCGGCACCGCCGTCGGTACGGGCATCAACACGCCTCCCGGCTACTCGGAAGCCGTGGCCAAGCACATTGCCGACCTGACTGGCCTGCCTTTCATCACGGCCGAAAACAAGTTTGAGGCCCTGGCCGCCCACGATGCCATTGTGGAAGCCCACGGCGCTTTGAAAACGGTGGCTGCTTCGCTGATGAAGATTGCCAACGACATCCGCCTGCTGGCTTCGGGCCCGCGCGCCGGCATCGGTGAGCTGTTCATTCCCGACAACGAGCCCGGCTCCAGCATCATGCCCGGCAAGGTAAACCCCACCCAGAGCGAGGCCATGACGATGGTAGCGGCTCAGGTAATGGGCAATGATGTAGCCATCAACATCGGCGGCATGAACGGCCATTTCGAGCTGAATGTGTTCAAGCCGGTCATGATTTACAACTTCCTGCACTCGGCCCGCCTCATCGGCGACGTGTGCGTGTCGTTCAACGACCGGTGCGCCGAGGGCATCCGGCCGCTGGAGGAAAACATCAAGAAGCACGTCGACTCGTCGTTGATGCTGGTAACGGCCCTAAACCCCCACATCGGGTACTACAAAGCCGCCGAAATTGCCCAGACGGCTCACAAAAACGGCTCGACGCTGAAAGAAACGGCTTTGCAGCTCGGCTACCTCACCGAGGAGCAGTTCAACGAGTGGCTGAAGCCCGAGGACATGGTCGGCGAGATTAAGAAGTAG